A genomic stretch from Luteolibacter flavescens includes:
- a CDS encoding alpha/beta hydrolase: protein MRIVPGFLAAVCLATTTARAEDLTIGPDYSDAPELKVKDGVPRGKLVDFTMKSEDSKIYKGIAKGKKGKVPYQRKVAVYIPEQLDRKKPAPFIIAQDGNWYRGDLPKSLDTLIHEKRVPAMVAIMIDSGGGDAQGSQRGLEYDTVDDVYAEFVEKEVLPRVEKECGVKLTKDPEARATMGGSSGGAAAFTMAWFRPDLYHRVLTYSGTYVNQQWPENRRTPHGAWEYHENIIPRAKAKPLRIWLQVSENDNGHDRDDTSYHNWVRANRLMAAELKKKEYNYRFVFSQKAGHCDGRVTRETLPGALEWLWKGYPDTPAAKKPAP, encoded by the coding sequence ATGAGAATTGTCCCGGGCTTCCTTGCCGCCGTTTGCTTGGCCACCACCACGGCCCGGGCGGAGGATCTCACCATCGGCCCGGACTACTCCGATGCGCCGGAGCTGAAGGTGAAGGACGGCGTGCCGCGCGGGAAGCTGGTGGACTTCACGATGAAGTCGGAGGACAGCAAGATCTACAAGGGCATCGCGAAGGGGAAGAAAGGCAAGGTGCCCTACCAGCGGAAGGTGGCCGTTTACATCCCGGAGCAGCTCGACCGGAAGAAGCCCGCGCCCTTCATCATCGCGCAGGATGGGAATTGGTACCGCGGCGACCTGCCGAAGTCGCTCGACACCCTCATTCACGAGAAGCGCGTCCCGGCGATGGTCGCCATCATGATCGACTCCGGCGGCGGCGATGCCCAGGGCAGCCAGCGCGGGCTGGAGTACGATACGGTCGATGACGTCTATGCGGAATTCGTGGAGAAGGAAGTGCTGCCCCGCGTGGAAAAGGAATGCGGCGTGAAGCTGACGAAGGACCCCGAGGCGCGCGCCACGATGGGTGGCAGCTCCGGTGGCGCGGCGGCCTTCACCATGGCGTGGTTCCGCCCGGACCTCTACCACCGCGTGCTGACCTACTCCGGCACGTATGTGAACCAGCAGTGGCCGGAAAACCGCCGCACCCCGCACGGGGCGTGGGAGTATCACGAGAACATCATCCCGCGCGCGAAGGCGAAGCCGCTCCGCATCTGGCTGCAGGTGAGCGAGAATGACAATGGCCACGACCGCGACGACACCTCCTACCACAACTGGGTGCGTGCAAATCGCCTGATGGCCGCCGAGTTGAAGAAAAAGGAATACAACTACCGCTTCGTATTCTCCCAAAAGGCCGGCCATTGCGATGGCCGCGTCACCCGCGAAACCCTGCCCGGCGCGCTCGAATGGCTGTGGAAGGGCTACCCGGACACACCCGCCGCCAAGAAGCCTGCTCCCTGA